Proteins co-encoded in one Paraburkholderia edwinii genomic window:
- a CDS encoding helix-turn-helix domain-containing protein, producing the protein MPRASGDAPGWCRSWSLIAAGYFLTKAARIRMTASLSAHEAQFAHLYREDDELHDALRASNVSWDVSRKRADPLSVGILPRDAGTAKLMSIWGEPVTARRGPLELARDDNAYIGILYQRVGCTVYEFGKQQVDVRAGDIAIWHSAHSAQFAMPEPFRKLCMLVPVSEFELDLPNAASLDGLRIDAASHSGTLLGSWLTALADQVMTQRHAPLVSSVDTTLGVLAATITAHVRKPNATRAQDLLLRVMRYIDGRLDDPTLTPAMIAQHFGISVRYLHRIFSERQLTVSGWRRARRLAKCRAELADSGSRRTITEIALSWGFSDVAHFSRLFKSAFGMSPNTFRRAQQGHAEGSRLDQREDL; encoded by the coding sequence ATGCCGCGCGCATCCGGCGACGCGCCAGGTTGGTGTCGATCCTGGAGCCTGATCGCCGCGGGATACTTTCTAACCAAAGCAGCAAGGATACGTATGACCGCAAGTCTTTCTGCGCACGAAGCGCAGTTTGCGCATCTGTACCGCGAGGACGACGAATTGCACGACGCGCTGCGCGCGAGCAACGTCAGTTGGGATGTATCCCGGAAGCGCGCGGATCCATTGTCGGTAGGCATCTTGCCGCGCGATGCGGGCACCGCGAAGTTGATGTCGATCTGGGGCGAGCCGGTGACGGCGCGGCGCGGTCCGCTGGAACTGGCGCGCGACGACAACGCGTACATCGGCATTCTTTATCAGCGTGTCGGTTGCACGGTTTATGAATTCGGCAAGCAGCAGGTCGACGTGCGTGCGGGTGACATCGCCATCTGGCATAGCGCGCATTCTGCGCAGTTCGCGATGCCCGAGCCGTTCCGTAAGCTCTGCATGCTCGTTCCGGTCTCAGAGTTCGAGTTGGACTTGCCGAACGCGGCGTCGCTCGACGGTCTGCGCATCGACGCGGCAAGCCATTCCGGAACACTGCTTGGCAGCTGGCTTACCGCTCTCGCGGACCAAGTGATGACGCAGCGCCATGCGCCCTTGGTATCGAGCGTCGACACGACGCTTGGTGTGCTGGCGGCAACCATCACCGCGCATGTCCGCAAGCCAAACGCGACGAGGGCTCAAGATCTGCTGCTGCGTGTCATGCGCTATATCGACGGCCGGCTCGATGACCCAACGCTGACGCCGGCCATGATTGCGCAGCACTTCGGCATTTCGGTGCGCTACTTGCACAGGATTTTCAGCGAAAGGCAGCTTACGGTAAGCGGTTGGCGCCGGGCGCGGCGTCTGGCGAAGTGCCGAGCCGAACTGGCTGATAGCGGTAGTCGTCGGACGATCACCGAGATCGCGCTTTCGTGGGGCTTTAGTGATGTCGCCCACTTCAGCCGGTTGTTCAAGTCGGCCTTTGGAATGTCGCCGAACACGTTTCGCCGTGCTCAGCAAGGTCATGCAGAGGGCTCACGCCTTGATCAACGAGAGGATCTTTAG
- a CDS encoding EF-hand domain-containing protein codes for MSVSSINPATAQTHKHARGGSSGTSSASGTSGAAATSGSTAASTSADAPASSTIVTLSPDAQTLASLAAEGVSFSLTSMASLGISASDIANATTPAQQYALAQRVHQGLISHGDLMTPGGSVSQSGFENLVTQFGGTKTQADQLFQSLDTNGDGSVSTDEFLDGMGSTSGDSPVAQSLLELMDTDSSGSVNSSEFINFEMAFAQTENGKA; via the coding sequence ATGTCTGTCTCATCCATCAATCCAGCGACTGCACAAACCCACAAACATGCGCGAGGTGGCTCTTCCGGCACGTCCAGTGCATCGGGAACGTCCGGTGCAGCGGCGACCTCAGGAAGCACGGCGGCGTCTACGTCCGCAGATGCGCCGGCATCCTCGACCATCGTCACGCTTAGTCCCGATGCACAGACCCTCGCCTCGCTTGCGGCGGAGGGTGTCAGCTTTTCATTAACCAGCATGGCGAGTCTGGGTATCTCCGCCAGCGACATCGCCAACGCCACGACACCCGCGCAACAATATGCACTGGCGCAGCGGGTACACCAGGGCCTCATCAGTCACGGAGACTTGATGACACCGGGCGGTTCAGTGTCGCAGTCGGGCTTCGAAAACCTGGTGACCCAATTCGGTGGGACGAAAACGCAAGCTGACCAGCTCTTTCAGAGTCTCGACACGAACGGCGACGGCTCAGTCTCGACTGACGAGTTTCTGGACGGCATGGGCAGTACATCCGGGGACAGTCCGGTCGCCCAATCGCTTCTTGAACTGATGGACACCGACAGCAGCGGCTCGGTCAACTCGTCGGAATTTATCAACTTCGAGATGGCGTTCGCACAAACAGAAAACGGAAAAGCCTGA
- a CDS encoding nitroreductase family protein, protein MTNAVIETMLSRSATKYYDPEAVLTDEQIAALVEIGTSAPTSFNLQNWRFVAVRSPEAKARLRPIAWNQAMTTEAAVTFVIVGQLADASTVPAVFAPMVEAGYMRKDHVPEAEKGARSIYDDNPQQQRDEAIRTATFGAAAIIYAARSMGWGSTPMIGFDAAAVRTEYGLANNEIPVMLLSVGPMREGNWPSKPRRPVLDVLSFR, encoded by the coding sequence ATGACCAATGCGGTCATCGAAACCATGCTGAGTCGCAGCGCGACGAAGTACTACGATCCCGAGGCTGTGCTGACCGACGAACAGATTGCCGCTCTTGTCGAGATCGGCACATCGGCGCCGACTTCGTTCAACCTGCAGAACTGGCGTTTCGTCGCCGTGCGCTCGCCCGAGGCGAAGGCGCGGCTGCGCCCGATTGCCTGGAACCAGGCGATGACGACCGAAGCGGCCGTGACATTCGTTATCGTCGGTCAGCTCGCTGATGCGAGCACCGTACCCGCGGTCTTTGCCCCAATGGTGGAAGCGGGCTACATGCGGAAGGACCACGTTCCCGAAGCGGAAAAGGGCGCACGCAGCATTTACGACGACAACCCGCAGCAGCAGCGGGACGAGGCGATCCGCACCGCTACTTTCGGCGCGGCGGCGATCATTTACGCTGCGCGGTCGATGGGCTGGGGTTCGACGCCGATGATCGGTTTTGACGCCGCCGCAGTGAGAACGGAATACGGTCTCGCGAACAACGAGATCCCCGTGATGCTTCTCTCGGTCGGGCCGATGCGGGAGGGGAACTGGCCGTCGAAGCCGCGCCGGCCCGTGCTGGACGTGCTGAGCTTCCGTTGA
- a CDS encoding aspartate/glutamate racemase family protein: protein MHIGLIGGIGPAATEVYYRRLVRLHADAKRRLSLTIAHADSSELIANLEAGCAVEQALIFARHIDQLRAGGCEAVALTSMGAHFCIKDLAAVSSLPLISAIPVLDAYFADTGWYKVGVLGTRAVMESGLYGVSSADVVTVDSDEIDRIQACYVAIAVAGVATPQQRGYLYEAGRKLCEDKGAEVIVLGGTDLSLAFDGEDPGYPTVDSAIIHADAIARVAMDLASPR, encoded by the coding sequence ATGCATATCGGACTTATAGGCGGCATCGGACCCGCGGCGACCGAAGTCTATTACCGAAGGCTGGTACGCCTGCACGCCGACGCAAAGCGACGGCTTTCGCTGACTATCGCTCACGCCGACTCCAGTGAGCTGATCGCTAATCTCGAAGCAGGTTGTGCCGTCGAGCAGGCGCTTATCTTCGCGAGGCACATCGATCAGCTGCGCGCAGGGGGCTGCGAAGCAGTGGCTCTTACATCAATGGGGGCTCACTTCTGCATCAAGGATCTGGCAGCCGTCTCCAGCCTGCCGCTGATCAGCGCCATTCCGGTTCTGGACGCCTATTTTGCCGACACGGGCTGGTATAAAGTCGGCGTGCTCGGCACGCGGGCCGTGATGGAGTCTGGTCTCTACGGTGTTTCCTCGGCCGACGTCGTGACGGTCGACTCCGACGAAATCGACCGTATTCAAGCCTGCTACGTAGCGATAGCAGTTGCAGGAGTCGCAACGCCTCAGCAGCGCGGCTATTTGTACGAGGCAGGCCGCAAGCTTTGCGAGGACAAGGGGGCGGAAGTGATTGTCCTCGGCGGCACGGACCTGTCGCTCGCATTTGACGGTGAGGATCCTGGCTATCCGACGGTCGACAGCGCAATCATCCACGCAGACGCAATCGCGCGCGTCGCGATGGACCTGGCGTCGCCTCGATAG
- a CDS encoding Lrp/AsnC ligand binding domain-containing protein has product MATSHREAKSIGRRPENSPGVTEVARKHAEDRLAQGFSLVQLVAEYRALRASVVRHWIAANPEQDLTQLRELVRFDEGECDALLRVVAAHIDAYRQFQSTHLVRAIGVQTTKTDLPLQKVKQSTELPIKQNWLDRVESSGADPSPIEATPGPSRRARLRLRG; this is encoded by the coding sequence GTGGCCACGTCGCACCGCGAGGCAAAGAGCATCGGCAGGCGACCGGAGAACAGTCCAGGAGTAACCGAAGTTGCACGGAAGCACGCGGAAGACCGGCTGGCTCAGGGATTTTCCCTTGTCCAGCTGGTTGCGGAGTATCGAGCGCTGCGTGCAAGTGTGGTCCGTCATTGGATCGCAGCGAATCCCGAACAGGACCTGACGCAGCTCCGTGAACTCGTCCGTTTTGATGAAGGTGAATGCGATGCGCTGCTTCGCGTCGTTGCCGCCCACATCGACGCCTATCGGCAATTTCAAAGCACGCATCTCGTTCGGGCCATCGGCGTGCAGACGACGAAAACCGATTTACCGTTGCAGAAGGTCAAGCAGTCTACAGAGTTGCCGATCAAACAGAACTGGCTAGATCGCGTCGAGTCCTCAGGCGCTGATCCGAGCCCTATCGAGGCGACGCCAGGTCCATCGCGACGCGCGCGATTGCGTCTGCGTGGATGA
- a CDS encoding DEAD/DEAH box helicase, translating into MSFASLGLIDPLLRNVQDLNYQTPTPVQAKAIPAVLSGKDVMAAAQTGTGKTAGFALPLLQRLVQHGPAVSSNRARVLVLVPTRELAEQVLQSFIQYGKGLDLRFLAAYGGVSINPQMMSLRKGVDVLVATPGRLLDLNRQNAVQFDQVQTLVLDEADRMLDLGFARELNAVFAALPAQRQTLLFSATFTDDIRAMAAGILRNPLNISVSPPNATASKIKQWVVPVDKRNKPDLFMHLVAENNWEHALVFVKTRNGVDYLAAMLDEAGYAVDTIHGDKPQPARLRALERFKTREVQMLVATDVAARGLDIDDLPLVINVDLPIVAQDYVHRIGRTGRAGASGVAVSLACADEAPQLAAIEALIRQTLPREEEPGFEAEHRVPQTSATGQIIKKPKKPKKPKVPQAAPGTLQVPSKKSRSQGGENKSKPAAPRAVAAGKGTSFSSGSPFSVQKPRSKAASKPVAGSPKPAGKPAGGRGKRQP; encoded by the coding sequence ATGTCTTTTGCCTCACTTGGCCTGATCGATCCCTTGCTGCGCAATGTGCAGGATCTCAATTACCAGACGCCTACACCGGTGCAGGCCAAGGCGATTCCTGCTGTGCTGAGTGGCAAGGACGTCATGGCCGCCGCACAGACCGGCACGGGCAAAACGGCGGGTTTTGCGTTGCCGCTGTTGCAACGGCTAGTGCAACACGGCCCCGCGGTGTCCAGCAACCGCGCGCGTGTTCTGGTGCTGGTGCCCACGCGTGAACTGGCCGAACAGGTGCTGCAAAGTTTTATCCAGTACGGCAAAGGCCTCGACTTGCGATTTCTCGCCGCCTACGGCGGTGTGAGCATCAACCCACAGATGATGTCGTTGCGCAAAGGCGTGGATGTGCTCGTTGCCACGCCGGGCCGTTTGCTCGATCTCAATCGCCAGAACGCCGTGCAGTTTGATCAGGTACAAACGCTGGTGCTGGATGAAGCCGACCGCATGCTGGATCTGGGCTTTGCGCGCGAACTCAATGCCGTCTTCGCTGCCCTACCCGCTCAGCGCCAGACCCTGTTGTTCTCCGCGACGTTTACCGATGATATCCGCGCCATGGCGGCGGGCATCCTACGCAACCCGCTCAATATCAGCGTCAGCCCGCCCAATGCCACGGCCAGCAAGATCAAGCAGTGGGTGGTCCCGGTGGACAAAAGGAACAAGCCCGACCTCTTCATGCACCTTGTGGCTGAGAACAACTGGGAGCACGCGCTGGTGTTCGTCAAAACCCGCAATGGCGTGGATTACCTGGCAGCCATGCTGGATGAAGCGGGTTATGCGGTCGACACCATCCACGGCGATAAACCGCAACCCGCACGCCTGCGTGCGCTGGAGCGCTTCAAGACGCGTGAAGTACAGATGCTGGTCGCCACCGACGTAGCTGCGCGTGGGCTGGATATCGACGACCTGCCGTTGGTGATTAACGTCGATCTGCCGATCGTGGCGCAAGACTATGTGCACCGTATTGGCCGTACCGGCCGCGCGGGCGCCAGCGGCGTGGCGGTGTCCCTGGCGTGTGCCGACGAAGCGCCACAACTCGCCGCGATTGAAGCGCTGATCCGGCAAACGCTGCCCCGTGAAGAAGAGCCAGGTTTTGAAGCCGAACACCGCGTGCCGCAAACGAGCGCGACGGGCCAGATCATCAAGAAACCTAAGAAACCGAAGAAGCCCAAAGTGCCGCAAGCTGCGCCTGGCACCTTGCAGGTGCCCAGCAAGAAATCGCGCTCGCAAGGTGGTGAAAATAAAAGCAAGCCTGCGGCGCCACGCGCTGTGGCTGCGGGTAAAGGCACAAGTTTCTCCAGCGGTAGCCCATTCAGCGTGCAAAAGCCGCGCAGCAAAGCCGCCAGCAAGCCAGTTGCGGGTTCACCCAAGCCGGCTGGCAAACCCGCTGGTGGCCGCGGCAAACGCCAACCCTGA
- a CDS encoding L-2-amino-thiazoline-4-carboxylic acid hydrolase, producing MAGIIHPFYESHRADMEAAMRHRLDLAEAMLRARAHLTDMDGIKREVMDEFEIVLTQMPYVGGTASRMSDFFMRLMGFIAIGRVLRRHGVSLSVIGEIERETYKAQLLTVPEAERFASGREFMSSENQTLLREQAAKSHQNGFPEDFVYDFVEPGPDDNFEFGINYTACGFCKFAARHGDKEILPSICGLDFDAYATRGIRLERTQTLAGGASHCNFRFSRVSKD from the coding sequence ATGGCTGGGATCATTCATCCTTTTTACGAGTCGCATCGCGCTGACATGGAGGCCGCCATGCGGCATCGCCTCGACCTTGCCGAAGCGATGCTGCGTGCGCGCGCGCATCTAACCGATATGGATGGGATCAAGCGTGAGGTGATGGACGAATTCGAAATCGTGCTCACTCAAATGCCCTATGTCGGCGGCACGGCAAGTCGTATGAGCGATTTCTTTATGCGCCTGATGGGATTCATCGCTATCGGCCGGGTGCTCCGGCGACACGGCGTTTCGCTATCGGTGATTGGCGAAATCGAGCGGGAAACCTATAAGGCGCAATTGCTCACCGTGCCCGAGGCCGAACGTTTTGCGTCCGGGCGTGAATTCATGTCGTCAGAGAATCAGACTTTGCTGCGCGAGCAGGCAGCAAAAAGTCATCAGAACGGGTTCCCGGAAGATTTCGTCTACGATTTTGTCGAGCCGGGCCCGGATGACAATTTTGAGTTCGGCATCAACTACACCGCTTGTGGCTTTTGCAAATTCGCGGCTCGCCATGGAGACAAAGAAATCTTGCCGAGCATCTGCGGACTTGATTTCGACGCCTATGCGACGCGAGGTATCCGCCTGGAAAGGACGCAAACCCTGGCAGGCGGCGCGAGTCATTGCAATTTCCGATTCTCGCGGGTTTCGAAGGATTAG
- a CDS encoding AraC family transcriptional regulator produces the protein MSSKLPLLNERIYAPYKIAALVEVLAEQGISAEESLNGSGIAPSQIYDASCLTSVRQYAAVCRNAVNLSSSPATPFRTGSRLHLAAYGMYGYALMSCLSLRDYFRLGVKYHRLATPTLTIEWTEYPDSSVWTFPDAFASNLPRDVQQFLLEQQYTQHVTHLQDVAGRTCPPLKARFSYPAPPHASIYPEYLGCPCEFDAQQCELIYDSAILEFRPQLAHRHSAALLQETCDRLIGQAKTSFGVSGEVYQELMRKPGEFPDMETVAAVLKMTSRTLRRRLEAEGTSFLAIVDDVRCSLATEYLKTTRMSTEDVAMLLGFSDTANFRRALKRWTGKGPGGIRQQ, from the coding sequence TTGTCTTCGAAACTTCCGTTATTGAACGAGCGCATTTATGCGCCGTATAAGATCGCGGCGCTGGTTGAGGTTCTCGCGGAACAGGGCATTAGCGCGGAGGAGAGCCTGAACGGAAGCGGCATCGCGCCCAGCCAGATATACGACGCGTCGTGCCTGACATCGGTACGTCAATACGCCGCTGTTTGCCGCAATGCGGTCAACCTCTCATCGAGCCCGGCCACACCTTTCAGGACCGGTTCGCGTCTCCACCTCGCGGCGTACGGCATGTACGGGTATGCGCTGATGTCGTGTCTCTCGCTGCGCGACTACTTCAGGCTGGGCGTGAAATACCATCGCCTCGCCACGCCGACGCTGACGATCGAATGGACCGAGTATCCGGACAGCTCCGTCTGGACGTTTCCGGATGCATTCGCTTCGAACCTGCCGCGCGATGTGCAGCAGTTTTTGCTCGAGCAGCAATACACGCAGCACGTCACGCACTTGCAGGACGTTGCAGGAAGAACGTGTCCACCATTGAAGGCACGCTTTTCGTATCCGGCGCCGCCTCATGCAAGCATCTATCCGGAGTATCTCGGCTGCCCTTGTGAATTCGACGCGCAACAGTGCGAGCTGATCTACGACAGCGCGATACTCGAGTTCAGACCGCAGCTGGCGCACCGGCACTCGGCGGCACTGCTTCAGGAAACGTGCGACCGGCTGATTGGGCAAGCCAAAACATCGTTCGGCGTATCCGGCGAGGTTTATCAGGAGTTGATGCGCAAACCCGGCGAGTTTCCGGATATGGAAACGGTCGCCGCTGTTCTGAAGATGACCAGCAGAACGCTACGTCGGCGGCTCGAGGCAGAAGGTACATCGTTTCTGGCGATCGTTGATGATGTGCGCTGCTCGTTGGCAACTGAATACCTGAAGACGACCAGAATGAGCACTGAAGATGTCGCCATGCTGCTCGGCTTTAGCGATACAGCGAATTTCCGCAGAGCGCTGAAGCGGTGGACGGGGAAGGGGCCGGGGGGGATTCGGCAGCAGTGA
- a CDS encoding 3-keto-5-aminohexanoate cleavage protein has translation MTDTNRKVIITCAVTGSAHVPSMSEYLPFKPADIEAQAIEAAQAGAAILHLHARHPDDGRPTPSPEIFKQFVPAIARQTDAVINISTGGSTRMTLEERLAYARIAKPEMCSLNMGSMNFSLHPIAARMPSWRFDWEKDYVEGMEDMIFRNTFLDIKNILTEFREYGTRFEFECYDVGHLYSLAHFVDIGLVKPPFFIQSVIGILGGIGPDPENLNVMRSTADRLFGRDHYQFSVLGAGRHQMSLVTMGAIMGGNVRVGLEDSVYLSKGVKAKTNAEQVRKIRRILEDLSFDIATPADARAILGLKGRDNVSL, from the coding sequence ATGACCGACACGAATCGCAAGGTCATCATTACGTGTGCGGTAACAGGTTCCGCGCATGTCCCCTCAATGTCGGAATATCTGCCGTTCAAGCCTGCCGACATCGAGGCTCAGGCAATTGAAGCGGCGCAGGCCGGCGCGGCCATTCTGCATCTGCACGCACGCCATCCCGACGATGGTCGGCCGACGCCCTCCCCTGAAATATTCAAGCAGTTCGTGCCGGCCATTGCCCGGCAAACCGACGCCGTCATCAATATCTCGACCGGCGGCAGCACGCGCATGACGCTTGAAGAACGGCTGGCCTACGCGCGCATCGCGAAGCCCGAGATGTGCTCGCTCAACATGGGCTCGATGAACTTCTCGTTGCACCCCATCGCGGCCAGGATGCCATCGTGGCGCTTCGACTGGGAGAAGGACTACGTCGAAGGCATGGAGGACATGATCTTCCGTAACACCTTTCTCGACATCAAAAATATCCTGACCGAGTTTCGCGAGTACGGTACGCGCTTCGAGTTCGAGTGTTATGACGTCGGGCACCTCTACAGCCTCGCCCATTTCGTCGACATCGGGCTCGTCAAGCCGCCGTTCTTTATTCAATCGGTGATCGGCATTCTCGGCGGAATCGGCCCCGACCCGGAGAACCTCAATGTGATGCGTTCGACGGCCGACCGCCTGTTCGGCCGCGATCACTATCAGTTCTCCGTGCTCGGCGCCGGTCGTCACCAGATGTCCCTCGTGACCATGGGCGCGATCATGGGCGGCAATGTTCGTGTCGGACTCGAAGACAGCGTCTACCTGTCGAAGGGCGTCAAAGCAAAGACGAACGCCGAACAGGTCCGGAAGATTCGCCGGATTCTTGAAGATCTGTCGTTCGACATTGCGACGCCCGCGGACGCTCGCGCAATACTCGGGTTGAAGGGACGCGACAACGTTTCGCTGTGA
- a CDS encoding MFS transporter, whose amino-acid sequence MNATTVDQDAGITHRLATHKAMVRLIPLMCAIYFLSFIDRTNVALAKTALAADLGISAAAYGLGAGIFFIGYALLEVPSNLAAHRVGPRRWIARIAVSWGILSTAMMFVQGEWSFYILRVLLGVAEAGLFPALMYMVTLWFAPKDRAVAVGWIYTAPSVALIIGNPLGAALMQLGGTGGLHGWQWMFLLEGVPTIVAGIVLYFKLPDRPTAVRWLTAQEAQALETHAVIDNHGHAELFSADWLAAIRRPTTILISLIYFLNQVAFVGLYFFTPAIVGQMHVSSPLLIGLLSSSVGFGFLFGVLVLPRIHRRISNDCAFLGSLTAGLVLSGCAFIATANQTLQIILLGATGFFAGGILPSYWAVAMKRLQGIQAAAGLAFINTVGLLGGFAGPYLFGLAETLTRRSDAGFNVIVAASVIGLCLVPLLAKAIRAEERPVAGHAAAVQL is encoded by the coding sequence ATGAATGCCACTACCGTTGATCAAGACGCGGGCATCACTCATCGACTTGCCACGCACAAGGCGATGGTCAGGCTCATTCCATTGATGTGCGCCATCTATTTCCTGTCCTTCATCGACCGCACGAATGTCGCGCTCGCCAAGACCGCGCTCGCTGCGGACCTGGGGATCAGTGCCGCCGCATATGGACTCGGCGCGGGTATTTTCTTTATCGGCTATGCACTGCTTGAAGTGCCGAGCAATCTGGCGGCCCATCGCGTCGGACCGCGCAGATGGATCGCGCGCATTGCCGTGAGCTGGGGGATTCTGTCGACCGCGATGATGTTCGTGCAAGGAGAGTGGTCGTTCTACATTCTTCGCGTGCTGCTTGGCGTCGCGGAGGCCGGACTGTTCCCGGCGCTGATGTACATGGTGACCTTATGGTTCGCGCCGAAAGATCGTGCTGTCGCCGTCGGCTGGATTTATACCGCGCCGTCCGTCGCGCTCATCATCGGCAACCCGCTCGGCGCGGCACTGATGCAACTGGGCGGCACAGGCGGCCTGCACGGGTGGCAATGGATGTTTCTGCTGGAAGGCGTGCCGACCATCGTGGCGGGCATCGTCCTTTATTTCAAGCTTCCCGACCGGCCGACTGCCGTCAGGTGGCTAACGGCGCAGGAAGCGCAAGCCCTCGAAACGCACGCAGTCATCGACAATCACGGTCATGCGGAGCTCTTCTCCGCAGACTGGCTCGCTGCAATCAGGCGGCCCACCACCATCCTCATCAGTCTGATTTACTTCCTGAATCAGGTGGCGTTCGTTGGCCTGTACTTCTTCACGCCAGCCATCGTCGGCCAGATGCATGTTTCGTCGCCACTGCTTATCGGCTTGCTGTCGAGTAGCGTCGGCTTCGGCTTCCTGTTCGGTGTGCTCGTGCTGCCGCGCATTCACCGTCGCATAAGCAACGACTGCGCGTTTCTTGGCAGCCTGACCGCGGGCCTCGTACTCAGCGGTTGTGCGTTCATCGCGACCGCAAATCAGACGCTCCAAATCATCCTGCTCGGCGCAACCGGCTTCTTCGCGGGCGGCATCCTGCCGTCGTACTGGGCAGTTGCCATGAAGCGTCTCCAGGGTATCCAGGCTGCCGCCGGCCTCGCCTTTATCAACACGGTCGGACTGTTGGGCGGATTTGCCGGGCCCTATCTTTTCGGATTGGCCGAAACGCTAACCCGAAGAAGCGATGCGGGCTTTAACGTCATCGTCGCGGCGTCCGTCATCGGCCTGTGTCTGGTGCCGCTTCTCGCAAAGGCGATTCGCGCTGAAGAACGGCCCGTCGCCGGGCATGCCGCCGCAGTTCAGTTGTAG
- a CDS encoding SDR family oxidoreductase encodes MNVLERLKPRPGLRVLISGAASGIGAAIAEAFLEADANVYICDVDRSAIERAKERHPALHAGVADVGNREQVDAIIDDARTRLGGLDILVNNAGIAGPTGEVEAISPDEWDRTISTNLNSQYYFLRKAVPVLKETSDCAGIVAMSSVAGRLGYAFRTPYAATKWAIVGLVKSLAIELGPSNIRVNTILPGVVQGERMDRVIAARAASTGVTFEAMKEEYLRKISLRRMVTVDDIAAMTLFLASPAGQHISGQAISVDGNVEYL; translated from the coding sequence ATGAACGTTCTTGAACGCCTGAAGCCGCGACCTGGGCTGCGCGTACTGATCTCAGGTGCGGCGTCCGGTATCGGAGCGGCGATTGCAGAGGCGTTTCTCGAAGCCGACGCCAACGTCTATATCTGCGACGTCGACCGCTCGGCTATCGAGCGCGCCAAAGAGCGGCATCCGGCGCTTCACGCCGGCGTAGCCGACGTGGGCAACCGCGAGCAGGTCGACGCGATTATCGACGACGCGCGCACGAGGCTGGGCGGTCTCGACATCCTCGTCAACAACGCAGGTATCGCCGGCCCGACAGGTGAGGTCGAAGCAATCAGCCCGGACGAGTGGGACCGTACCATCTCGACGAACCTCAACAGCCAGTACTACTTTCTGCGCAAGGCGGTTCCCGTGCTGAAGGAAACCTCGGATTGCGCCGGCATCGTCGCGATGTCGTCGGTGGCCGGCCGCCTCGGCTACGCGTTTCGCACGCCGTATGCCGCCACCAAATGGGCCATTGTCGGGCTTGTGAAGTCGCTCGCGATCGAGCTCGGACCGTCCAACATCCGCGTCAACACGATCCTGCCCGGCGTCGTGCAGGGTGAACGGATGGACCGCGTGATTGCCGCGCGCGCCGCATCGACAGGTGTCACCTTCGAAGCGATGAAGGAAGAATACCTTCGCAAGATTTCGCTTCGCCGGATGGTCACGGTCGACGATATCGCGGCCATGACCCTCTTCCTCGCGTCGCCGGCGGGTCAGCACATCTCAGGACAGGCCATCAGCGTCGACGGCAACGTCGAATACCTCTAG